A genomic region of Marinobacter sp. NP-4(2019) contains the following coding sequences:
- a CDS encoding AraC family transcriptional regulator, giving the protein MNEDTLSGLLRCVRLRGALFFHVECVGAWVTEAPAAHLIAHAVMPASEHMMEYHVVLRGSCWAGITGEAPFEMNEGDVILFPHGDPHVMSSIPGLRAEPDLEYLVATLKQCSGLPFMLCQEDDFRARPATVSTEGPESASGAALLCGFLGCDKGPFNPLLTALPRVMHARAHELTDGSWSGQLARLVEAQSRSRRPGGEVVLERMSEMMFVDLIRFYLGKMPESQTGWLAGLRDRHVGRVLGLMHQSPADAWTLEKLSDYAGLSRSALQDRFVELVGQPPMQYLRSWRMQVASNLLVESKAKIATIAGEVGYESEEAFSRSFKRAVGLSPAAWRRERSVPPAIS; this is encoded by the coding sequence ATGAATGAAGATACGCTCTCCGGCTTGCTGCGCTGTGTCCGTTTGCGCGGAGCATTATTTTTCCACGTCGAATGTGTCGGCGCCTGGGTGACTGAGGCACCGGCCGCTCATCTGATCGCCCATGCCGTGATGCCGGCGTCCGAACACATGATGGAATATCACGTGGTGTTAAGGGGATCTTGTTGGGCAGGTATAACAGGCGAGGCACCGTTTGAAATGAATGAAGGGGATGTGATCCTCTTTCCTCACGGCGATCCTCATGTGATGTCCAGTATCCCGGGACTGCGAGCGGAACCGGATCTCGAATATCTGGTTGCTACGCTGAAACAGTGTTCGGGATTGCCGTTCATGCTCTGCCAGGAGGACGACTTTCGGGCTCGGCCTGCAACAGTATCAACAGAAGGGCCGGAAAGCGCCTCTGGCGCTGCGTTGCTCTGTGGTTTTCTGGGTTGCGACAAGGGGCCATTCAACCCGTTGCTGACCGCATTACCAAGAGTGATGCATGCTCGTGCCCATGAGTTGACTGACGGTAGCTGGTCCGGGCAACTTGCCAGACTGGTCGAAGCACAATCGCGTTCGAGGAGGCCCGGTGGTGAAGTGGTCCTTGAACGTATGAGCGAAATGATGTTTGTGGACCTGATCCGGTTTTATCTCGGCAAAATGCCGGAAAGCCAGACCGGATGGTTGGCGGGGCTGCGTGATCGTCATGTTGGTCGGGTTCTGGGGTTGATGCACCAATCTCCGGCAGACGCCTGGACGCTGGAAAAGCTCTCGGACTATGCGGGCCTCTCCCGCTCTGCGCTACAGGACAGATTCGTGGAATTGGTCGGACAGCCCCCCATGCAATACCTCAGAAGCTGGCGGATGCAGGTCGCTTCCAACTTGCTGGTCGAATCCAAAGCCAAGATAGCAACCATCGCTGGTGAAGTGGGATATGAATCCGAAGAGGCGTTTAGCCGTTCATTCAAGCGTGCCGTCGGGTTATCGCCCGCCGCCTGGCGTCGTGAGCGTTCGGTTCCGCCAGCCATTTCCTGA
- a CDS encoding class I SAM-dependent methyltransferase — protein MEAMQTFDEEKLNAFVGQVLGDLGGAYSAALVKIGDRLGLYRELQSGGPATSLELAERTGYSERYLREWLAHHAASNYLAYDRTTKRFRLPPEQAMVFADENSPVYMIGGFENAFTTFENEPKVSEGFRTGEGVAWGDQAHCMFCAVAKFFRPGYVHNLVQHWLPSLDGVVEKLERGARVADLGCGHGHSTLLMAAAFPNSTFIGYDFHGGSIDSANAHRDEHGLDPDRVRFEQATATDFDGGDFDLVTCFDALHDMGDPIGTAAHVRNQLKPDGTWMVVEPMAADELSDNFNPVGRLFYAASTSICVPTALAQKTGFALGAQAGERKLTAVIKEGGFGKIRRAAETPFNIVLEVRS, from the coding sequence ATGGAAGCAATGCAGACATTTGATGAAGAAAAACTGAATGCCTTTGTGGGACAGGTGCTTGGTGATCTGGGCGGGGCTTATAGCGCAGCCCTGGTCAAGATTGGTGATCGCCTGGGGCTGTATCGTGAGTTACAGAGTGGGGGACCTGCAACCTCGTTGGAACTTGCCGAGCGGACCGGTTATTCCGAACGCTACCTGCGAGAATGGCTGGCGCACCATGCAGCGTCGAACTATCTCGCGTATGACAGGACGACCAAACGGTTCCGTTTACCCCCGGAGCAAGCGATGGTGTTCGCTGATGAGAACAGCCCGGTCTACATGATCGGCGGTTTTGAGAATGCGTTCACCACATTCGAGAATGAGCCCAAAGTGAGCGAAGGGTTTCGTACCGGTGAGGGTGTAGCGTGGGGCGATCAGGCCCACTGTATGTTCTGCGCAGTCGCCAAGTTCTTCCGCCCGGGCTATGTCCATAATCTGGTGCAGCATTGGCTTCCTTCGCTGGATGGAGTGGTCGAAAAACTGGAGCGTGGCGCGCGGGTGGCCGACCTAGGCTGCGGTCACGGGCATTCCACGCTGTTGATGGCAGCAGCATTTCCGAACTCCACGTTTATTGGCTACGACTTTCACGGTGGGTCTATCGATTCCGCGAATGCGCATCGTGATGAACATGGTCTGGACCCGGATCGTGTCCGCTTCGAGCAGGCCACGGCCACGGATTTCGACGGCGGTGATTTTGATCTCGTGACCTGCTTCGATGCGCTACACGATATGGGCGACCCGATTGGGACCGCCGCCCATGTACGGAATCAGCTTAAGCCGGATGGCACCTGGATGGTGGTGGAGCCCATGGCGGCTGATGAGCTGAGCGACAACTTTAACCCGGTAGGACGGCTGTTCTACGCGGCCTCAACCAGTATCTGTGTGCCTACGGCACTGGCACAGAAGACTGGTTTTGCGCTCGGAGCCCAAGCGGGAGAGCGCAAACTCACAGCCGTTATTAAAGAGGGCGGTTTCGGCAAAATACGAAGGGCAGCCGAGACACCGTTCAATATTGTTCTGGAGGTGCGTTCCTGA